One window of the Acinetobacter equi genome contains the following:
- the purM gene encoding phosphoribosylformylglycinamidine cyclo-ligase gives MSNSTSTPNTGLSYKDAGVDIEAGDLLVDRIKSVAKRTSRPEVMGGLGGFGALCKIPKGYEEPVLVSGTDGVGTKLRLALNLNRHDTIGQDLVAMCVNDLLVCGAEPLFFLDYYATGHLNVDVAANVVTGIGAGCELAGCALVGGETAEMPGMYEGEDYDLAGFCVGVVEQSKIIDGSKVKAGDVLIGVASSGAHSNGYSLLRKILDVKNIDLTQLVDGRPLADAAMEPTRIYVKPILELLKQVDVHAMAHITGGGLPGNLPRVLPNGAQAIVNESSWEWPELFKLLQKEGSVEQFEMYRTFNCGVGMVLVVDETEADKTVELLNHLGEKAWVMGHIADNAESVAGADEKIRVIFA, from the coding sequence ATGAGCAACTCAACTTCTACCCCAAACACTGGTTTAAGCTACAAAGATGCAGGTGTCGATATCGAAGCGGGCGACTTATTAGTCGATCGTATCAAATCTGTTGCCAAACGCACATCACGTCCTGAAGTAATGGGCGGTTTAGGTGGCTTTGGTGCACTTTGTAAAATTCCTAAAGGTTATGAAGAACCTGTTCTCGTATCTGGCACGGATGGTGTAGGTACAAAATTACGTTTAGCACTCAACTTGAATCGTCATGACACAATTGGTCAAGATTTAGTTGCAATGTGTGTAAACGATCTTCTTGTATGTGGTGCAGAGCCACTATTTTTCTTAGACTACTATGCAACTGGTCACTTAAATGTTGATGTTGCTGCAAATGTTGTAACTGGTATTGGTGCTGGTTGTGAACTTGCTGGCTGTGCATTAGTAGGTGGTGAAACTGCTGAAATGCCGGGTATGTATGAAGGCGAAGATTATGATCTTGCGGGTTTCTGCGTAGGTGTAGTTGAGCAAAGCAAAATTATTGATGGCTCAAAAGTTAAAGCAGGTGATGTTTTAATTGGTGTTGCATCATCTGGTGCTCACTCAAATGGTTACTCACTGCTTCGTAAAATTTTAGATGTTAAGAATATCGACTTAACACAACTTGTTGATGGTCGCCCTCTTGCAGATGCAGCAATGGAACCAACTCGTATTTATGTAAAACCTATTCTTGAACTTCTTAAACAAGTAGATGTTCATGCAATGGCACATATTACTGGTGGCGGTTTACCTGGTAATCTTCCTCGTGTATTACCAAATGGCGCACAAGCAATTGTGAATGAATCATCTTGGGAATGGCCAGAATTATTCAAACTTCTTCAAAAAGAAGGTAGTGTTGAACAATTCGAAATGTACCGCACATTTAACTGTGGTGTAGGTATGGTTCTTGTTGTAGATGAGACCGAAGCAGACAAAACTGTCGAATTACTTAACCATCTTGGCGAAAAAGCTTGGGTTATGGGTCATATTGCAGACAATGCTGAATCTGTTGCAGGTGCTGACGAAAAAATCCGCGTGATTTTTGCGTAA
- the purN gene encoding phosphoribosylglycinamide formyltransferase — MIKIAVLVSGSGSNLQALIDANLSGQIVGVISNKPEAYALERAQRAGIQTAVIEHKQYPNREAFDDVMHQQLLDWGVDLVVLAGFMRILSAKFVSAWEGKMINIHPSLLPQYKGMHTHQRVLKTGDLYHGCTVHYVTAELDAGQALAQGVLKVSYHDTTETLALRVHELEHLIYPQVVEWICNQTIQHTSNGVLYRGKVIKAPVQFCKI, encoded by the coding sequence ATGATTAAAATTGCTGTACTCGTTTCTGGTAGTGGAAGTAATCTCCAAGCACTGATTGATGCAAATCTCTCAGGACAAATTGTTGGTGTTATTTCCAATAAACCAGAAGCATATGCTTTGGAACGTGCACAACGTGCAGGAATCCAAACTGCAGTCATTGAACATAAGCAATATCCTAATCGTGAAGCATTTGATGATGTTATGCATCAACAACTGCTTGATTGGGGTGTTGACTTAGTTGTGTTAGCTGGTTTTATGCGCATTTTAAGCGCAAAATTTGTGAGTGCTTGGGAAGGAAAGATGATTAACATCCATCCTTCACTATTACCTCAATATAAAGGTATGCATACACATCAGCGTGTACTCAAAACTGGTGATTTATATCACGGCTGTACTGTTCATTACGTCACAGCAGAATTAGATGCTGGTCAAGCTCTAGCACAAGGTGTATTAAAAGTATCGTATCATGATACTACTGAGACTTTAGCCCTTCGTGTCCATGAACTGGAGCATTTGATTTATCCTCAGGTTGTTGAATGGATTTGTAACCAGACTATTCAGCACACCTCAAATGGCGTACTCTATCGTGGGAAAGTAATAAAAGCACCTGTTCAATTTTGCAAAATTTAA
- a CDS encoding alpha/beta fold hydrolase: MKPLIHFAHANGVPSLVYQKLFDLLKDEYDIIYVPLLGPDKRYPIDSHWESLTEQVIDSIVQQSNGRKVIGLGHSLGSVLTFQAALKRPELFEQVIMLDPPLIMGKDAFLLNVVQTFKLKILDKLSPAGLSKRRRDHWDSKEQAAELLRPKAFYQNFDEDCFQAYIDYALTEDHVRGGVQLTIPKMDEVNIFRTNPSSWWLPQQKPKVPMQLVVAENSPFLVRKFPQQVKRKFDIPFTITSGGHMFPLEYPVEVVELIKTLIIEQSQ; this comes from the coding sequence ATGAAACCATTAATTCATTTTGCGCACGCCAATGGCGTACCATCTTTGGTATATCAGAAGTTATTTGATTTACTTAAAGATGAATATGACATTATTTATGTCCCTTTACTTGGACCTGATAAGCGTTATCCAATCGATTCTCACTGGGAAAGTTTAACCGAGCAAGTGATTGATAGTATTGTTCAACAATCAAATGGCCGTAAAGTAATTGGCTTAGGGCATTCCTTAGGGTCTGTTCTGACTTTTCAAGCAGCACTAAAGCGACCAGAGTTATTTGAACAAGTGATTATGCTAGATCCTCCGTTAATTATGGGGAAAGATGCATTTTTGTTGAATGTAGTTCAAACTTTCAAATTGAAAATATTGGATAAGCTTTCACCGGCAGGTTTATCAAAACGTCGTCGTGATCATTGGGATTCTAAAGAACAAGCTGCAGAGCTTTTACGTCCTAAGGCATTTTATCAAAACTTTGATGAAGATTGTTTTCAAGCATATATTGATTATGCCTTAACTGAAGATCACGTACGTGGTGGTGTTCAATTGACGATTCCTAAAATGGATGAAGTGAATATTTTTAGAACAAATCCATCTTCATGGTGGTTACCTCAACAAAAGCCAAAGGTACCTATGCAGTTGGTTGTTGCAGAAAATAGTCCATTTTTAGTGCGAAAGTTTCCACAACAAGTTAAGCGTAAATTTGATATTCCATTTACTATTACATCTGGTGGTCATATGTTCCCATTAGAATATCCAGTGGAAGTGGTCGAGTTAATTAAGACATTAATAATAGAACAATCGCAATAA
- the sppA gene encoding signal peptide peptidase SppA, giving the protein MSDWPPKPQDQQENIQQSSQQPTGQEWKLLEKVLLVSVEEQRRTRRWSIFFKCLTFAYVLILILFMWKGCSTATSEAPITSEHIAVVDIVGTIASDKQSVNSVNTIKSLKKAFENVNSKAVVLNINSPGGSPVQSDEIWQEIQYLKKMYKDKKIYAVIGDTGASGAYYIASAADEIIVNPSSLVGSIGVIMPNYGVTGLMQKLGVEDRTMTAGDNKDILSMTRPVDPEQKAHVQAVLDDVHLHFINAVKEGRGNKLKSNDPAIFSGLFWTGDQAVKLGVADKIGSLQTLKRDLKIDKTVNYTVEYSPLESVLGRMGAVLGEGFATSLTKQVQSEQSNPQLQ; this is encoded by the coding sequence ATGTCGGATTGGCCACCTAAACCACAAGACCAGCAAGAAAATATACAACAATCATCACAACAACCGACGGGGCAGGAATGGAAGTTACTTGAAAAAGTACTCTTGGTTTCTGTAGAGGAGCAAAGAAGAACACGTCGTTGGAGCATTTTTTTTAAATGTTTAACCTTTGCTTATGTTCTGATTCTTATTTTATTTATGTGGAAAGGTTGTAGTACAGCAACTTCAGAGGCACCAATTACAAGTGAACACATTGCTGTTGTTGATATTGTAGGAACGATTGCTTCCGATAAACAAAGCGTAAATAGTGTCAATACAATTAAATCTTTGAAAAAAGCCTTTGAAAATGTAAATAGTAAAGCAGTGGTTTTAAATATTAATTCTCCAGGTGGTTCACCTGTTCAGTCAGATGAAATTTGGCAAGAAATTCAATATTTAAAGAAAATGTATAAAGATAAGAAAATTTATGCAGTGATTGGCGATACAGGTGCATCAGGTGCATATTATATTGCTTCGGCAGCAGATGAAATTATTGTGAATCCATCAAGCTTAGTTGGTTCCATTGGTGTCATCATGCCAAATTATGGTGTGACTGGTTTAATGCAGAAGTTAGGTGTTGAAGACCGTACAATGACAGCAGGGGATAACAAAGATATTCTATCAATGACTCGTCCAGTCGATCCTGAACAAAAAGCACATGTTCAAGCTGTTTTAGACGATGTTCATTTACATTTTATTAATGCTGTAAAAGAAGGGCGTGGAAATAAATTAAAATCAAATGATCCTGCTATTTTCTCTGGGTTATTTTGGACAGGTGATCAGGCTGTTAAATTAGGTGTTGCAGATAAGATTGGTAGTTTACAAACATTAAAACGTGACCTAAAAATTGATAAAACTGTTAACTATACTGTTGAATATAGTCCACTAGAGTCTGTATTAGGTCGAATGGGAGCAGTTCTTGGAGAAGGGTTTGCAACTTCATTAACGAAGCAAGTACAGTCTGAACAGAGTAATCCACAATTACAATGA
- a CDS encoding lysophospholipid acyltransferase family protein gives MSESNSKSTVARLLYFFSRRSLTVSRLFARFLSTLINLLHLTKTSKIIRLNLEIAFPNLNQHEREKITRAAINNEVMSYMEFFHIWGAKTEDNIKSIHKIHGEKLLHQALAEKKGAVLIVPHFGTWEIMNAWIAQYTQMTIMYKPIKHPIADQFVRDARSRENAHLVPTDEIGVKQIFKALKQGGTTVILPDHTPDHVSETVPYFGIPLFSSNLSSKLVQKTKAKALFLYALRNKNQGFDMYIEEINPKIYEVDAEQGTQIIFQALEKLISQYPEHYHWSYKRFSANLELKKIYDIQTSEALKKVEHMRLK, from the coding sequence ATGTCTGAATCCAACTCAAAATCGACTGTTGCTAGACTTTTATATTTTTTCAGTAGACGTTCTTTAACTGTCTCTCGTCTTTTTGCACGTTTTTTATCTACATTAATTAATCTTCTTCATCTTACTAAAACTTCTAAAATTATTCGCTTAAATTTAGAAATTGCATTTCCAAACTTAAATCAGCACGAACGTGAAAAAATAACACGTGCAGCAATTAATAATGAAGTTATGTCATATATGGAGTTTTTCCATATATGGGGAGCTAAAACAGAAGATAATATTAAAAGTATTCATAAAATACATGGTGAAAAACTATTACACCAAGCACTTGCAGAAAAAAAAGGTGCCGTTTTAATTGTTCCACATTTTGGGACATGGGAAATAATGAATGCTTGGATCGCACAATATACCCAAATGACTATTATGTATAAACCAATTAAGCACCCAATTGCTGACCAATTTGTTCGAGATGCACGAAGCAGAGAAAATGCTCATTTAGTTCCAACAGATGAAATAGGCGTAAAACAAATTTTCAAAGCATTAAAACAAGGTGGTACAACGGTTATTCTTCCTGATCACACACCTGATCATGTTTCAGAAACAGTCCCATATTTTGGCATTCCTTTATTTTCAAGTAATTTAAGCTCTAAACTTGTACAAAAAACAAAAGCAAAAGCCTTATTTCTTTATGCATTAAGAAATAAAAATCAAGGCTTTGATATGTATATTGAAGAAATTAATCCTAAGATCTATGAGGTTGATGCTGAACAAGGTACACAAATTATTTTTCAGGCTTTAGAAAAGCTGATCAGTCAGTATCCCGAACATTATCACTGGAGTTATAAACGCTTTAGTGCGAATTTAGAGTTAAAGAAAATTTACGATATTCAGACATCCGAAGCTTTGAAAAAAGTAGAACATATGCGATTGAAATAA
- a CDS encoding DNA internalization-related competence protein ComEC/Rec2 — MFYFIAFGWIIGIACMGQAFTSILELSLPVNILLFIFLFLELIFYRKISTYLFKFLCCSSAFILSLVLGLNYADHHLVQRLELREKQVEDVTVLIYVKHISELRENSFQQKIEVLNRKSKPVQWFSSVELDQGDFELGKYFRVSGKLRPAHGYATDGSFDIEKWYIQQNIMGNLKVSTFEEISPQEVQQFGYMQYVKQQDTWLSQSLVWIEKQRLLIRQFIQIQPIRHKGLTLALLTGDESLLDKNLEQQFQRFGMSHLLAISGPHVVIFAVIICWLIQYLIDRFKPDIYLKIPRQYLLIYPFLSCVIIYCAYVGFEIPALRTLLVCILGSLFILLKQSIKPLSLLLLSACILLFFDPFSVLSAAFWLSYGACFILLRIYQTIQNDKLEQASFYEKCKHYIGALIESQWKIFIALFPLMIIFFNQISWITPLSNLFAIPWIGLIIVPLDIFGGISYFFFKPLSTIIFQLNDLMLSLLLHFIQLLDDIFNPQLYPIYLNIWALAGLILALIILFMPKGIVPRAWSILCIIPIFLGQQSSETFEFVLLDVGQGQSIFIRNENKKMLLDTGGSFDEDKFSIGEQVILPFLSIKNSRKLDILILSHLDQDHSGAYFKIKNQLYVQQLYSNEILEDQDHNQLCERGKKIDLGSNIDIQVLLPHIEDLTKKPFNKNEMSCVIYLQLAQAYPYQNYLFMGDAGWETEFKLLQLYPNLKVDVLVLGHHGSQHSSAYDFLKNIRPKIALISAGFDNRYGHPSGKTIQRLKHLNIPYLSTADVGTIKIKKNKTGQTGLRVLRNQKKWLKK, encoded by the coding sequence ATGTTTTATTTCATTGCATTCGGTTGGATTATTGGTATTGCTTGTATGGGGCAGGCATTTACTTCAATTTTAGAGCTATCGCTCCCTGTTAATATTCTTCTATTTATTTTTCTTTTTTTAGAATTGATATTTTATCGAAAAATAAGTACATATCTGTTTAAGTTCTTATGCTGTTCAAGCGCATTTATTTTAAGTCTTGTTCTAGGGTTAAATTATGCAGATCATCATTTAGTGCAAAGGCTGGAATTAAGAGAAAAGCAGGTCGAAGACGTTACTGTTTTAATTTATGTTAAGCATATTTCTGAATTAAGAGAAAATTCCTTCCAGCAAAAAATAGAAGTATTGAATAGAAAGTCTAAACCTGTTCAGTGGTTTTCATCTGTTGAATTAGATCAAGGTGATTTTGAGCTGGGCAAGTATTTTCGTGTATCAGGAAAGCTTAGACCAGCGCATGGTTATGCGACAGATGGTAGCTTTGATATAGAAAAATGGTACATCCAGCAGAATATTATGGGAAATTTAAAAGTTTCTACATTTGAAGAAATTTCCCCACAAGAAGTTCAACAGTTCGGTTATATGCAATATGTAAAACAGCAAGATACATGGTTAAGTCAAAGTTTGGTTTGGATTGAAAAGCAACGGTTGTTGATTAGACAATTTATTCAGATACAACCAATACGTCATAAAGGTTTGACTTTAGCTTTATTAACTGGCGATGAAAGTCTTTTAGATAAAAACTTAGAACAACAATTTCAGCGATTTGGTATGAGTCATCTTTTGGCTATTTCAGGTCCTCATGTTGTTATTTTTGCGGTTATAATTTGCTGGTTAATTCAATATTTAATTGATCGCTTTAAGCCCGATATTTATTTAAAAATTCCAAGACAGTATTTACTCATTTATCCATTCTTGAGTTGTGTCATTATTTATTGTGCTTATGTTGGATTTGAAATTCCTGCTTTAAGAACCTTGTTAGTATGTATCTTGGGAAGCTTATTTATTTTATTAAAGCAATCGATTAAACCTTTATCTTTATTACTTTTGAGTGCTTGTATACTTTTATTTTTTGATCCTTTCAGTGTTTTATCTGCTGCATTTTGGCTATCTTATGGTGCTTGTTTTATTTTATTAAGAATTTATCAAACCATTCAAAATGACAAGTTAGAACAAGCTTCATTTTATGAAAAATGCAAACACTATATTGGAGCTTTAATAGAGTCTCAATGGAAAATATTTATTGCATTATTTCCATTAATGATCATCTTTTTTAATCAAATTTCCTGGATTACGCCATTAAGTAATTTGTTTGCAATACCTTGGATTGGTTTAATTATTGTACCTTTAGATATTTTTGGAGGTATAAGCTATTTCTTTTTTAAACCTTTAAGCACAATCATATTTCAATTGAATGATTTGATGTTGTCATTATTATTACATTTCATCCAATTATTAGATGATATTTTTAATCCACAGTTATATCCGATTTACTTAAATATTTGGGCATTAGCTGGACTCATTTTAGCTTTAATTATTTTATTTATGCCCAAAGGAATTGTGCCTAGAGCATGGAGTATTTTGTGTATCATTCCAATTTTTTTAGGGCAGCAATCATCTGAAACTTTTGAATTTGTATTGTTGGATGTTGGACAAGGACAATCTATTTTTATTCGGAATGAGAATAAAAAAATGTTGTTAGATACAGGTGGAAGTTTTGATGAAGATAAGTTTAGTATTGGTGAGCAAGTTATTTTGCCATTTTTGTCTATAAAAAACTCAAGAAAACTAGATATTTTAATTTTAAGTCATTTAGACCAAGACCATAGTGGGGCATATTTTAAAATTAAAAATCAATTGTATGTTCAGCAGTTATATTCAAACGAGATTCTTGAAGATCAAGACCATAATCAACTTTGTGAACGAGGGAAAAAAATAGATTTAGGTTCGAATATTGATATTCAAGTACTATTACCACATATCGAAGATTTAACTAAAAAACCATTTAATAAAAATGAAATGTCATGTGTCATTTATTTGCAATTGGCACAAGCTTATCCATACCAAAACTATTTATTCATGGGGGATGCTGGATGGGAAACTGAATTTAAGCTTTTACAGTTATATCCGAATTTAAAAGTAGATGTTTTAGTTTTGGGACATCATGGGAGTCAACATAGTTCTGCTTATGATTTTTTGAAGAATATTCGTCCTAAAATTGCTTTAATTTCAGCAGGATTTGACAATCGTTATGGACATCCAAGTGGAAAAACAATTCAAAGGCTTAAGCATTTAAATATTCCATATTTATCTACAGCAGATGTAGGAACTATTAAAATTAAGAAAAATAAAACTGGTCAAACGGGTCTGAGAGTATTAAGAAATCAAAAAAAATGGTTAAAGAAATAA
- the lolD gene encoding lipoprotein-releasing ABC transporter ATP-binding protein LolD translates to MSNIVLEAQNVSKHFTDGKSTVEVIRGLDLKVKEGEFISIVGSSGSGKSTLLHVLGGLDRPTDGSVFLNGKRFDNLGEAERGYLRNQHLGFVYQFHHLLPEFTALENVAMPLMLREGTHYKKVKEQAEYLLEKVGLSHRLTHKPGELSGGERQRVALARALVTQPKLMLADEPTGNLDRKTAVKIFELLQDLRAELNMAMLIVTHDEALAQSADTIMHMQDGVWSD, encoded by the coding sequence ATGAGTAATATTGTTCTTGAAGCTCAGAATGTTTCTAAGCATTTTACAGATGGTAAAAGTACAGTTGAAGTGATTCGTGGCTTAGATCTGAAAGTGAAAGAAGGTGAATTTATCTCGATTGTGGGTTCTAGTGGTTCAGGTAAAAGTACGTTATTACATGTTTTGGGGGGATTAGATCGCCCTACAGATGGTAGTGTATTTTTAAATGGGAAACGATTTGATAATTTGGGTGAAGCTGAGCGTGGATACTTACGTAATCAGCATTTAGGCTTTGTTTATCAATTCCATCATTTATTACCTGAATTTACTGCACTTGAAAATGTGGCGATGCCTTTAATGTTAAGAGAAGGTACGCATTATAAAAAAGTGAAAGAGCAAGCCGAATATTTGCTTGAAAAAGTAGGATTATCTCATCGTCTAACACATAAACCTGGTGAGCTATCAGGTGGTGAGCGTCAACGTGTAGCATTAGCACGAGCTTTAGTTACACAGCCAAAATTAATGTTGGCAGATGAACCAACAGGGAATTTAGATCGTAAAACAGCAGTTAAAATTTTTGAGTTATTGCAAGATTTACGTGCTGAATTAAATATGGCGATGTTAATTGTGACCCATGATGAGGCTTTAGCTCAATCTGCCGATACGATTATGCATATGCAAGATGGTGTATGGTCTGATTAA
- a CDS encoding lipoprotein-releasing ABC transporter permease subunit: MFKPISLYIGLRYTRARRSNHFISFIALVSMIGLTLGVAVLITVLSVMNGFDRELKTRVLGMVPQATISSTQILTDWPELAKKVENNEHVTGAAPFTQLQGMLTAHGQVSGVLVTGIDPKYEKKVSIIQDHMVEGSIDNLKKGDFGIVLGKQMTDSFGLGLNDYITLVLPEATPSPAGVVPRFKRFKIVGIFSIGAEVDSMMAYIDLYDASTLLRLPDGAQGVRMKLDNIFLAPQVSSEIVRELPANFYASDWTYTHGNLFSAIQMEKAMVSLLLFLIVLVAAFNIVSSLVMVVTDKKADIAILRTLGASPATITRIFIVQGTIIGVIGTVAGAILGVIFSLSISSIVTWLSSVFGLNLFDAYFINYLPSYLRWQDVGIIVVLSLLLSFIATIYPARRAAKIQPAEALRYE; the protein is encoded by the coding sequence ATGTTTAAACCAATCTCGCTGTATATAGGGTTGAGATATACTCGCGCACGGCGTAGTAATCATTTTATTTCTTTTATTGCCTTAGTTTCTATGATTGGCCTGACATTAGGTGTTGCTGTGTTAATTACAGTATTGTCAGTCATGAACGGTTTTGATCGAGAATTAAAAACACGTGTTTTGGGTATGGTTCCACAAGCAACAATATCATCAACACAAATTTTAACTGATTGGCCTGAACTTGCTAAAAAAGTAGAAAATAATGAGCATGTTACAGGGGCAGCTCCTTTTACTCAATTACAAGGAATGCTGACTGCTCATGGTCAGGTTTCGGGAGTATTGGTTACAGGGATTGATCCGAAGTACGAAAAAAAAGTATCAATTATCCAAGATCATATGGTTGAAGGAAGTATTGATAATTTAAAGAAAGGTGATTTTGGTATTGTGCTTGGTAAGCAAATGACTGATTCATTTGGCTTAGGTCTTAATGATTACATTACTTTGGTTTTACCAGAAGCAACTCCTTCACCAGCAGGGGTAGTACCACGTTTTAAACGATTTAAAATTGTAGGTATTTTTAGTATTGGTGCTGAAGTTGATTCGATGATGGCATATATTGATTTGTATGATGCCTCAACCTTGTTACGCCTACCTGATGGTGCTCAAGGTGTCCGAATGAAATTAGACAATATTTTCCTTGCACCACAAGTTTCTAGCGAAATTGTACGTGAGCTTCCTGCTAATTTTTATGCATCTGATTGGACTTATACACACGGTAATTTATTTAGTGCTATTCAGATGGAAAAGGCAATGGTAAGTTTATTGCTATTTTTAATTGTCTTGGTTGCTGCATTTAATATTGTGTCATCTTTAGTCATGGTTGTTACAGACAAAAAAGCAGATATTGCAATTTTAAGAACATTAGGTGCTTCACCTGCAACTATTACTCGAATTTTTATTGTGCAAGGTACAATTATTGGTGTAATTGGTACAGTTGCCGGTGCTATTTTAGGTGTCATTTTCTCTTTAAGTATTAGTAGTATTGTGACTTGGTTGTCGAGTGTATTTGGCTTAAATTTATTTGATGCGTATTTTATTAACTATTTACCTTCTTATTTAAGATGGCAAGATGTAGGTATTATTGTTGTACTATCATTGCTATTAAGCTTCATTGCAACGATTTATCCAGCACGTCGTGCTGCGAAAATTCAACCAGCAGAGGCATTACGCTATGAGTAA
- a CDS encoding DMT family transporter, whose translation MQSSQASIAINYALLIFIWATTPLAIVWSVTDVHYMWALVLRFWLALPIAVLLLYILKIKLPFHSKALHSYFAGSMSFIGSQVFTYISTNYLSSGMIALMFGLAPMIAGVIGFVLFKQHLKMTQWIGMLIAIIGLGVISFSGSTQHVQPIGIILMLCSVSIYVLSIYWIKYVNAQLKPMAQATGSILFSVLFTVFMMPFIWQNFPTHLPVGKSLFAIVYAVVMSSLVAMFCYFKLVQSVSATTLSLTTVITPMLAILIGAWLNHEQLTLMILLGALILIFGLLVYFYKDLVAQKLKMKR comes from the coding sequence ATGCAATCATCTCAGGCAAGCATTGCCATTAACTATGCGTTGTTAATTTTTATTTGGGCAACCACACCACTTGCTATTGTTTGGAGTGTGACCGATGTTCACTACATGTGGGCATTGGTTTTGCGTTTTTGGTTAGCTTTGCCCATTGCAGTTTTATTGTTATATATTTTAAAAATTAAATTACCTTTTCATTCAAAAGCATTACATAGTTATTTTGCTGGCTCTATGAGCTTTATTGGCTCGCAGGTGTTTACTTATATTTCAACCAATTATTTAAGCTCTGGAATGATTGCATTGATGTTTGGTCTGGCACCAATGATTGCAGGGGTGATTGGTTTTGTCTTATTTAAGCAGCATTTAAAAATGACCCAATGGATTGGAATGTTGATTGCTATTATTGGTCTAGGAGTTATTAGCTTTTCAGGTTCGACTCAGCATGTTCAGCCAATAGGTATTATTTTAATGTTATGTAGCGTATCTATTTATGTGTTATCAATTTATTGGATAAAATATGTAAACGCACAATTAAAGCCAATGGCGCAAGCAACGGGATCGATCTTATTTTCTGTATTATTTACTGTATTTATGATGCCTTTTATTTGGCAAAATTTTCCAACGCATCTTCCTGTAGGGAAATCTTTATTTGCAATTGTTTATGCTGTTGTAATGTCATCATTAGTTGCAATGTTTTGTTATTTTAAATTGGTTCAATCTGTTTCAGCAACGACATTGTCTTTAACCACAGTGATTACGCCAATGCTTGCTATATTAATAGGTGCTTGGCTTAATCATGAACAGTTAACTTTAATGATCTTACTTGGTGCTCTTATTTTGATTTTTGGGTTATTGGTTTATTTTTATAAAGATTTAGTTGCACAAAAATTAAAGATGAAACGTTGA
- a CDS encoding YaiI/YqxD family protein yields MLPFKVWVDADALPRILREVILRASDRYQIEVTFVANQNVGITPSVRINSIQVLSGADSADQEIVDRMHAHDIVITQDIPLAAQVIEKGGIAIHPRGEIYTSANVKARLHLRDFMDTLRGAGVQTGGPPPISERDKREFSSSLDQTIQKQKRKTSQ; encoded by the coding sequence GTGTTGCCATTTAAAGTATGGGTTGATGCTGATGCATTACCACGAATATTAAGAGAAGTAATTCTTCGTGCTTCTGATCGTTATCAAATAGAAGTAACTTTTGTGGCGAATCAAAATGTTGGAATAACACCATCTGTCAGAATTAATTCAATTCAAGTTTTAAGTGGTGCAGATTCTGCGGATCAAGAAATTGTAGACAGAATGCATGCTCATGATATTGTGATTACACAAGATATTCCACTTGCAGCACAAGTGATTGAAAAAGGAGGTATAGCAATTCATCCACGTGGTGAAATTTATACTTCTGCAAATGTTAAAGCACGACTACATTTACGTGATTTTATGGATACTTTACGTGGAGCTGGTGTACAGACAGGTGGTCCACCGCCAATTTCCGAACGTGATAAACGTGAGTTTTCAAGTTCTTTAGATCAAACTATTCAAAAACAAAAGCGTAAAACTTCACAATAA